The Drechmeria coniospora strain ARSEF 6962 chromosome 02, whole genome shotgun sequence genome has a segment encoding these proteins:
- a CDS encoding enoyl-CoA hydratase/isomerase family protein, whose translation MTSGEAKGQAIEVSKTENGITTITINRYHRRNAIDGPTGRQLTDAFLAFEADAAQKVCVFHGANGTFCAGFDLHEVARFGSASTSAYRGPIIDASHAVDGRNIGPIGPSRMQIKKPVICAVSGHAVAGGLELSLLGDIRVAEEDAIFGVFCRRFGVPLIDGGTVRLQAIVGLGRALDMILTGRPVSAQEALQMGLANRVVPKGQALRAAIEMAEQLLAFPQECMNVDRASCYYAAYNASSFEDGMRNEFDNGVKVITTESLAGAARFASGAGRHGSFSQ comes from the coding sequence aTGACGAGTGGCGAGGCTAAAGGACAAGCGATCGAGGTCAGCAAGACCGAGAATGGCATCACGACCATTACCATCAACCGCTACCATCGTCGCAACGCCATCGATGGCCCGACCGGCAGGCAGCTCACCGACGCCTTTCTCGCCTTCGaagccgatgccgcccaAAAGGTGTGCGTCTTTCACGGGGCCAATGGCACTTTCTGCGCAGGCTTCGACTTGCACGAGGTCGCCAGGTtcggctcggcctcgacctccgCCTACAGAGGTCCCATAATCGACGCGAGCCACGCGGTGGACGGGCGCAACATCGGGCCCATCGGACCGTCACGGATGCAGATCAAGAAGCCCGTCATCTGCGCCGTATCCGGTCACGCCGTCGCTGGCGGCCTCGAACTCTCGCTCCTCGGGGACATACGCGTCGCCGAAGAGGACGCCATCTTTGGCGTCTTCTGCAGGCGCTTCGGCGTGCcgctcatcgacggcggaACGGTCCGCCTGCAGGCCATCGTCGGTTTGGGCCGCGCCCTCGACATGATTCTCACCGGGCGACCCGTGTCGGCGCAGGAGGCCTTGCAGATGGGACTCGCGAACCGGGTAGTCCCCAAGGGTCAGGCGTTGAGGGCGGCGATCGAGATGGCGGAACAGCTGCTTGCCTTTCCGCAGGAGTGCATGAACGTCGACAGGGCAAGCTGCTACTACGCAGCCTATAACGCCTCGTCATTCGAGGACGGAATGAGGAATGAGTTTGACAATGGCGTCAAGGTCATCACGACCGAAAGCCTCGCCGGTGCGGCGAGATTTGCTTCCGGCGCAGGACGCCATGGTTCATTTTCGCAATAG
- a CDS encoding 60S ribosomal protein L2: MGRVIRNQRKGRGSIFTANTRLNKAPAKFRNLDYAERHGYIRGIVREIIHDPGRGAPLAKVVFRHPYRFKQVHETFIANEGMYTGQFIYAGKKAALTVGNVLPLGEMPEGTVVSNVEEKVGDRGTLGRTSGGYITVVGHNPDEGKTRIKLPSGAKKVVLSSSRGMIGIVAGGGRTDKPLLKASRAKHKFAVKRNSWPKTRGVAMNPVDHPHGGGNHQHIGKASTISRYAAQGQKAGLIAARRTGLLRGTQKTKE; encoded by the exons ATGGGTAGAGTTATTCGCAACCAGCGCAAGGGCCGTGGCTCCATCTTCA CGGCCAACACGCGCCTGAACAAGGCCCCGGCCAAGTTCCGCAACCTCGACTACGCCGAGCGCCACGGCTACATCCGTGGCATCGTCCGCGAGATCATCCACGACCCTG GTCGTGGTGCCCCCCTCGCCAAGGTCGTCTTCCGCCACCCCTACCGGTTCAAGCAGGTGCACGAGACTTTCATCGCCAACGAGGGCATGTACACGGGCCAGTTCATCTACGCCGGAAAGAAGGCTGCCCTGACGGTCGGTAACGTCCTGCCTCTCGGCGAGATGCCCGAGGGTACCGTCGTCTCCAacgtcgaggagaaggtCGGCGACCGTGGCACCCTGGGCCGCACATCTGGCGGCTacatcaccgtcgtcggccacaaCCCCGACGAGGGCAAGACCCGCATCAAGCTGCCTTCCGGCGCCAAGAAGGTcgtcctctcctcgtcgcgagGAAtgatcggcatcgtcgccggcggtggcCGTACCGACAAGCCTCTCCTGA AGGCTTCTCGTGCCAAGCATAAGTTCGCCGTCAAGCGCAACAGCTGGCCCAAGACTCGTGGTGTTGCCATGAACCCCGTCGACCATCCTCACGGTGGT ggTAACCATCAACATATTGGTAAGGCGTCTACCATCTCCCGATACGCCGCCCAGGGACAAAAGGCCGGTCTCATTGCCGCGAGAAGGACGGGTCTGCTGCGTGGTACGCAAAAGACGAAGGAGTAA
- a CDS encoding START-like domain protein has translation MQGTRNSECKYSYTYGVPVLCTGPSSLGSTAAVMSSHHHEPLAALCPVDWAEIPLHDQELGHFLAGVFAEAQIVIDSIPSPNPPSSKAAAPTGSGRARAKTESAVVHPDIQIPLSPPTAPARSPTSATASADQLRKEWKEIKVNARDNPLGINVYKLAGKDGKGAWFSRRSVHDGFSFDTWKAGLEREFPETMKVQGSPGSGSIRGIGADRKVEHKIVDGTNHLDVFHLSAQFPGPTSPRDFITLLLTSNSSSGHADALRQYMIVSKPCVHPDCPPRQGIIRGQYESVEVIRELPTEPRFHRRSLSHSDLAADDGRRAGTTKAPGASPDDQPPRAVEWLMVTRSDPGGSVPRFMIEKGTPPGIVGDAGKFINWITSTSDVKEDPVASEKNEGKSAASGIKSTPTNGRLTTNNVTSLKDTSHERKEAEVEDSIPSSNGIYGILSAGFEAAASVAYGLRQQFSPLGLGNGQETASESRGVDDDDDDDDDDDDGKYSDSDVSSTRSFASALDTSVVMERKAVDSITDSAAGSHSDGTRPQNNQRSMEKELQKMMERRRKLDENYVKMQARFDSKRQGDKEKDAGALAKVREKHERDMAKQEAKFKREMEKIEQKRDQERRKAEARRRKAVEREERASLTLELERVKAEKEVALRKVEMLQGQVGELQAQNTMLVAELGRMGALKRGSLQAKE, from the exons ATGCAAGGAACACGCAACagcgagtgcaagtactcc tacacctatggagtaccagtactctgcaca GGCCCGTCGTCTCTTGGAAGCACCGCAGCGGTCATGTCGAGCCATCACCATGAACCCCTTGCGGCGCTGTGTCCCGTAGACTGGGCCGAGATCCCCCTCCACGACCAAGAGCTCGGCCACTTtctcgccggcgtcttcgCAGAGGCCCAGATCGTCATCGACTCGATCCCCTCGCCGAATCCCCCCTCTTCGAAAGCAGCCGCACCTACCGGCTCTGGCCGCGCCCGTGCAAAGACCGAATCGGCTGTCGTCCACCCAGATATCCAAATCCCGCTGTCCCCGCCTACCGCGCCTGCAAGATCCCCGACGTCGGCTACCGCTTCCGCCGACCAGCTGCGCAAGGAGTGGAAGGAGATCAAGGTCAACGCGAGAGATAACCCTCTCGGGATCAATGTCTACAAGCTCGCGGGCAAGGACGGCAAAGGTGCCTGGTTCTCCCGAAGGAGCGTCCACGACGGCTTCTCCTTCGATACCTGGAAGGCAGGCCTCGAGAGGGAATTTCCCGAGACCATGAAGGTCCAAGGCTCGCCCGGAAGCGGCAGCATACGTGGCATCGGTGCCGACAGGAAGGTCGAGCACAAGAttgtcgacggcaccaacCACCTTGATG TATTCCACCTCTCCGCACAGTTTCCAGGCCCGACTTCCCCTCGAGATTTCATCACCCTCCTTCTCACCTCAAACTCCTCCAGCGGTCACGCCGACGCTTTGAGACAGTACATGATCGTTTCGAAACCTTGCGTACATCCCGACTGCCCCCCACGGCAGGGCATCATACGGGGCCAGTACGAGTCTGTCGAAGTTATCAGAGAGCTACCGACAGAGCCGAGGTTCCACAGGAGGTCCTTGTCGCATTCGGACTTggcggccgatgacggccggAGAGCAGGGACAACCAAGGCACCGGGAGCCTCGCCCGATGACCAACCACCCCGGGCGGTGGAGTGGctgatggtgacgaggagcGACCCTGGCGGGAGCGTCCCACGCTTCATGATTGAAAAGGGCACGCCGCCAGGAATCGTTGGCGATGCCGGAAAGTTCATCAATTGGATCACCTCGACATCGGACGTGAAGGAGGATCCCGTGGCCTCGGAGAAGAACGAAGGCAAATCAGCAGCGAGTGGCATCAAAAGCACGCCCACGAATGGTCGACTGACGACGAACAATGTCACTTCTTTGAAAGACACCAGCCATGAAAGGAAGGAAGCCGAAGTCGAGGATAGCATCCCTAGCAGCAACGGCATTTACGGAATCCTCTCCGCTGGGTTTGAAGCtgccgcctccgtcgcctACGGCCTCCGTCAGCAGTTCAGCCCACTGGGTCTGGGAAACGGTCAGGAGACTGCCTCGGAGTCCAGGGGGgtggatgacgatgacgacgacgacgatgacgacgacgacgggaaaTACTCCGACAGCGACGTGTCTTCCACGCGAAGCTTTGCCTCGGCCCTGGATACATCCGTCGTCATGGAGCGCAAAGCGGTCGACAGCATCACCGACAGCGCCGCTGGCAGCCATTCGGACGGAACCAGACCGCAGAACAACCAGCGATCCATGGAGAAGGAGCTCCAAAAGATGATGGAGAGGCGCAGGAAGCTGGACGAAAACTACGTCAAGATGCAGGCGCGCTTTGACTCGAAGCGCCAAGGCGACAAGGAAAAGGACGCCGGCGCGCTGGCAAAGGTCCGCGAAAAGCACGAACGGGACATGGCCAAGCAGGAAGCAAAGTTCAAGCGCGAGATGGAAAAGATCGAGCAGAAGCGCGACCAGGAGAGGCGCAAGGCGGAGGCGCGCAGACGCAAGGCCGTTGAGCGCGAGGAGAGAGCCTCGCTGACGCTCGAACTCGAGAGGGTAAAGGCAGAAAAAGAGGTGGCCCTTCGGAAGGTCGAGATGCTACAGGGCCAGGTCGGCGAGCTGCAGGCCCAGAACACGATGCTCGTTGCCGAGCTCGGTCGCATGGGTGCCCTGAAAAGGGGTAGTCTTCAGGCTAAAGAATAG